A genomic stretch from Oncorhynchus gorbuscha isolate QuinsamMale2020 ecotype Even-year linkage group LG20, OgorEven_v1.0, whole genome shotgun sequence includes:
- the LOC124007519 gene encoding endoglin-like isoform X1 produces MDSSNMSLLPLLLLCLVIATSGLPLVSPPASQQTCEPVKVPDNQNAWIRVREMPTGCWTSYTTKDSKEVHILSLHFLPGASTMFELNMTTAKPMHLIITTDSEQVIYFLTNVNVDVSLYVANNSNIMFYGSNGNNHRKALPTDNEDLVRWATEEFGGVTSFTTIQNPTIIASTGREGTRLLPTGSNNCTLENEWHSLKHYLTFKSNIPSSIKSCSNQPLNSHTEKELYIVNIPEDVSIRYVSVHVISERQISLFLRGPQGTTWSIHDPQHTSFFSNNVIMLAATNMMHTIPPTVTITTDSADAVQKKALDHFKASTITSYSEIRTEGTMVTLVLGNKDHTPVTETAPTETTPSPPSPPQMPLIMQLYTSPDYRSPLDLNAKVQSDKRIYAEISGRMLGEIVLTIEVINCSVRSKGSCPVVRDIPFRSEMCSSTMCPNSTRVSFSLDLLHDLASTSWDLECSVKLCFSEKCGDGGRVKRNLEVTQTYIPPPTVCIDFGLSAVLGIAFGGFLIGVLLIGALWFIKIRTGYPTGLDVGSTAVNLSGCPCSLTSKRQPVSTNPSPSQNSSANASIGSTHSTPTSSMA; encoded by the exons GGTTGCCCCTTGTCTCTCCCCCAGCATCCCAGCAGACGTGTGAGCCAGTGAAGGTTCCTGACAACCAGAATGCCTGGATCAGGGTGAGGGAGATGCCAACAGGCTGCTGGACCAGCTACACCACTAAGGACAGTAAAGAGGTGCACATCCTCAGCCTGCACTTCCTTCCTGGG gCTTCCACCATGTTTGAACTAAACATGACCACTGCCAAGCCAATGCACCTCATCATCACCACAGACTCAGAGCAGGTCATATACTTTCTGACCAATGTTAACGTGGATGTCAGCTTATAC GTGGCCAACAACTCCAATATAATGTTTTATGGTTCAAATGGCAACAACCATAGAAAAGCGCTGCCCACAGACAACGAAGATCTAGTGAGGTGGGCCACCGAGGAGTTTGGTGGGGTGACGTCTTTCACCACCATCCAGAACCCAACGATCATCGCTTccacagggagagagg GAACAAGACTCCTTCCAACTGGCTCCAACAACTGTACACTTGAAAATGAATGGCACTCCCTCAAGCACTATCTGACATTCAAATCAAACATACCTTCATCGATCAAGTCCTGCTCGAACCAGCCTCTCAACAGTCACACTGAGAAAGAACTATATATCGTTAACATCCCTGAGGATGTCAGCATTCG CTATGTCTCTGTGCACGTCATCAGTGAGAGGCAGATCAGTCTGTTCCTAAGAGGTCCCCAGGGTACCACGTGGAGCATCCATGACCCACAGCACACCAGCTTCTTT TCTAACAACGTGATCATGCTTGCTGCCACCAACATGATGCATACGATCCCTCCCACGGTCACCATCACCACAGACAGTGCCGATGCTGTACAGAAGAAGGCCTTGGACCACTTCAAAGCAAGCACCATCACAAGCTACTCTGAGATCCGAACCGAGGGCACCATGGTCACACTGGTCCTGGGGAATAAGGACCACACACCAG TCACAGAGACTGCACCCACCGAGACCACCCCATCACCCCCTAGCCCCCCTCAGATGCCTCTGATCATGCAGCTGTACACCTCTCCAGACTACCGCTCCCCCCTGGACCTCAACGCCAAGGTGCAGAGTGACAAGAGGATCTACGCAGAG atctCAGGGAGGATGCTGGGAGAGATTGTGCTGACCATCGAGGTGATCAACTGCTCGGTGCGCTCCAAGGGCTCATGCCCGGTGGTCAGAGACATACCCTTCAGGTCAGAGATGTGCTCCTCCACCATGTGCCCCAACAGTACCAGGGTTAGCTTCTCCCTAGACCTGCTCCATGACCTGGCGTCCACTAGCTGGGACCTGGAGTGCTCCGTCAAACTCTGCTTCAGTgag AAAtgtggagatggaggaagagtgAAGAGGAATTTGGAGGTCACCCAGACATACATCCCACCACCAA CTGTGTGTATTGACTTTGGTCTGTCAGCCGTGCTGGGCATTGCTTTCGGAGGCTTCCTGATTGGAGTTCTGCTTATTGGAGCTCTGTGGTTCATCAAGATCCGCACAG GATACCCCACCGGACTGGATGTCGGGTCGACTGCAGTAAACCTCTCAG gATGTCCTTGCTCTCTGACCAGCAAACGGCAACCCGTTTCTAcgaacccctccccctctcagaaCAGTAGTGCTAATGCCAGCATTGGCAGCACTCACAGCACGCCAACCAGCAGCATGGCATGA
- the LOC124007519 gene encoding endoglin-like isoform X2: MDSSNMSLLPLLLLCLVIATSASQQTCEPVKVPDNQNAWIRVREMPTGCWTSYTTKDSKEVHILSLHFLPGASTMFELNMTTAKPMHLIITTDSEQVIYFLTNVNVDVSLYVANNSNIMFYGSNGNNHRKALPTDNEDLVRWATEEFGGVTSFTTIQNPTIIASTGREGTRLLPTGSNNCTLENEWHSLKHYLTFKSNIPSSIKSCSNQPLNSHTEKELYIVNIPEDVSIRYVSVHVISERQISLFLRGPQGTTWSIHDPQHTSFFSNNVIMLAATNMMHTIPPTVTITTDSADAVQKKALDHFKASTITSYSEIRTEGTMVTLVLGNKDHTPVTETAPTETTPSPPSPPQMPLIMQLYTSPDYRSPLDLNAKVQSDKRIYAEISGRMLGEIVLTIEVINCSVRSKGSCPVVRDIPFRSEMCSSTMCPNSTRVSFSLDLLHDLASTSWDLECSVKLCFSEKCGDGGRVKRNLEVTQTYIPPPTVCIDFGLSAVLGIAFGGFLIGVLLIGALWFIKIRTGYPTGLDVGSTAVNLSGCPCSLTSKRQPVSTNPSPSQNSSANASIGSTHSTPTSSMA; the protein is encoded by the exons CATCCCAGCAGACGTGTGAGCCAGTGAAGGTTCCTGACAACCAGAATGCCTGGATCAGGGTGAGGGAGATGCCAACAGGCTGCTGGACCAGCTACACCACTAAGGACAGTAAAGAGGTGCACATCCTCAGCCTGCACTTCCTTCCTGGG gCTTCCACCATGTTTGAACTAAACATGACCACTGCCAAGCCAATGCACCTCATCATCACCACAGACTCAGAGCAGGTCATATACTTTCTGACCAATGTTAACGTGGATGTCAGCTTATAC GTGGCCAACAACTCCAATATAATGTTTTATGGTTCAAATGGCAACAACCATAGAAAAGCGCTGCCCACAGACAACGAAGATCTAGTGAGGTGGGCCACCGAGGAGTTTGGTGGGGTGACGTCTTTCACCACCATCCAGAACCCAACGATCATCGCTTccacagggagagagg GAACAAGACTCCTTCCAACTGGCTCCAACAACTGTACACTTGAAAATGAATGGCACTCCCTCAAGCACTATCTGACATTCAAATCAAACATACCTTCATCGATCAAGTCCTGCTCGAACCAGCCTCTCAACAGTCACACTGAGAAAGAACTATATATCGTTAACATCCCTGAGGATGTCAGCATTCG CTATGTCTCTGTGCACGTCATCAGTGAGAGGCAGATCAGTCTGTTCCTAAGAGGTCCCCAGGGTACCACGTGGAGCATCCATGACCCACAGCACACCAGCTTCTTT TCTAACAACGTGATCATGCTTGCTGCCACCAACATGATGCATACGATCCCTCCCACGGTCACCATCACCACAGACAGTGCCGATGCTGTACAGAAGAAGGCCTTGGACCACTTCAAAGCAAGCACCATCACAAGCTACTCTGAGATCCGAACCGAGGGCACCATGGTCACACTGGTCCTGGGGAATAAGGACCACACACCAG TCACAGAGACTGCACCCACCGAGACCACCCCATCACCCCCTAGCCCCCCTCAGATGCCTCTGATCATGCAGCTGTACACCTCTCCAGACTACCGCTCCCCCCTGGACCTCAACGCCAAGGTGCAGAGTGACAAGAGGATCTACGCAGAG atctCAGGGAGGATGCTGGGAGAGATTGTGCTGACCATCGAGGTGATCAACTGCTCGGTGCGCTCCAAGGGCTCATGCCCGGTGGTCAGAGACATACCCTTCAGGTCAGAGATGTGCTCCTCCACCATGTGCCCCAACAGTACCAGGGTTAGCTTCTCCCTAGACCTGCTCCATGACCTGGCGTCCACTAGCTGGGACCTGGAGTGCTCCGTCAAACTCTGCTTCAGTgag AAAtgtggagatggaggaagagtgAAGAGGAATTTGGAGGTCACCCAGACATACATCCCACCACCAA CTGTGTGTATTGACTTTGGTCTGTCAGCCGTGCTGGGCATTGCTTTCGGAGGCTTCCTGATTGGAGTTCTGCTTATTGGAGCTCTGTGGTTCATCAAGATCCGCACAG GATACCCCACCGGACTGGATGTCGGGTCGACTGCAGTAAACCTCTCAG gATGTCCTTGCTCTCTGACCAGCAAACGGCAACCCGTTTCTAcgaacccctccccctctcagaaCAGTAGTGCTAATGCCAGCATTGGCAGCACTCACAGCACGCCAACCAGCAGCATGGCATGA